The Streptococcus oralis region CCTGCTTTTGTAATTGCATTAAAAAGGGTTGATTTACCAACGTTTGGCAAACCAACGATACCTGCTGTTAAAGCCATAGTTTCTCATTCTCCGTTCTCATTTCAATCCCTAACATTATAACACAAAAAGGGAAAACTTGCTAACCCTCTAACTAAGGGTTCTTAGTCAATAATCTTATTCATTTTTCGTTCAAAATCATAGCGACTCATCATAACAAGGTGGTCACAATTGCTACATTTGATTTTGATATCTGCCCCTACGCGTGTAATTTCCCAACGATTAGCTTTTTTACCTGTTGATTTAATTGTGCAAGCATGTGGTTTTTTCATCTCAACAAAATTTCCAACTTGATACATACTACTCTCCTTTTCTGTTTTGATTATATCATAAAAGAGGCGAGCCAGGCTCAACCTCTTTCACTTAATTTGTTCGAACTGGTGTGATAAGCTGCATGAAATCTTCGTCAGTATCTGCTGGCACAAGAGTAAATGGACGAACTGCTGAGATAAAGCTAATGGTCACCTTCTCGCTATTTAAAGCCTTGAGGGAATCAATCAAGTAAGTTGGGTTAAAACTAATAGTCAAATCATCACCAGTCACATGCTCCGTA contains the following coding sequences:
- a CDS encoding DUF951 domain-containing protein — encoded protein: MYQVGNFVEMKKPHACTIKSTGKKANRWEITRVGADIKIKCSNCDHLVMMSRYDFERKMNKIID